The Chitinophaga flava genome has a segment encoding these proteins:
- a CDS encoding thioredoxin domain-containing protein: protein MSKAVFYHAGCPVCVSAEQDILNLIPQNQVEVVHLGTDKAQIGVAERAGVKSVPALVLSNGNVLHINFGASMEDLK from the coding sequence ATGTCAAAAGCAGTATTTTATCACGCAGGATGTCCTGTATGCGTGAGTGCAGAGCAGGATATATTGAACCTCATTCCTCAAAACCAGGTGGAAGTCGTACATTTAGGCACTGATAAAGCCCAGATCGGAGTGGCTGAAAGAGCAGGTGTAAAATCCGTTCCTGCCCTGGTTTTATCTAATGGTAATGTGCTGCATATCAATTTCGGCGCATCCATGGAGGATTTGAAATAA
- a CDS encoding PorP/SprF family type IX secretion system membrane protein: MKIKEPIMKQFARYILLLGAVALSNSSASAQSAGNPSQLYEPMAAQYFLNQYMANAAMAGIDTGLHVYLAYQRQSSDMPGAPQAKALTADYKLFKRVGIGMNIFNDKAGLLNNTKVAFTYSYHLPLSASELSMLHFGLSGAFINRRLDTKSINGDITDPNINAFNRRDNYFEADFGMAFTRKGLNLQASLPNLVSLLKDKSNDFGVNRSLFYSAASYRFDIDEQLTSIEPKVCLRGIKGYDNIIDAGANFVFFEDLFNVMAMYHSTRSFSAGAGINYKSVAGFQLVYNSQTSGLANYTNGTFELNLVVHLFK; encoded by the coding sequence ATGAAAATTAAGGAACCGATCATGAAGCAGTTTGCCAGATATATACTGTTGCTGGGCGCAGTTGCGCTCAGCAACAGCAGCGCCAGTGCACAAAGCGCCGGCAATCCCTCCCAACTCTATGAGCCGATGGCCGCCCAATACTTTTTAAACCAGTACATGGCCAATGCCGCCATGGCCGGCATAGATACAGGGTTGCACGTATATCTCGCCTACCAGCGGCAATCATCGGATATGCCCGGCGCCCCTCAGGCCAAAGCCCTGACGGCCGACTACAAGCTGTTTAAACGCGTCGGAATAGGGATGAACATCTTCAATGATAAAGCAGGGCTGTTGAACAACACCAAAGTAGCCTTTACCTATTCCTATCATCTGCCCCTCAGCGCCAGTGAGCTAAGCATGTTGCACTTTGGCCTGTCCGGCGCATTCATCAACAGACGCCTGGACACCAAATCCATCAATGGTGATATCACAGACCCGAATATCAATGCATTTAACCGGCGTGACAATTATTTCGAAGCGGATTTTGGTATGGCTTTCACCCGTAAAGGACTAAACCTGCAGGCTTCATTACCTAATCTCGTCAGCCTGTTAAAAGATAAGTCCAATGATTTTGGTGTCAACCGTTCCCTCTTTTATTCAGCGGCCTCCTATCGGTTTGATATCGACGAACAACTGACTTCTATAGAGCCTAAGGTTTGCCTCCGCGGTATAAAAGGGTATGATAACATCATAGATGCAGGAGCCAACTTTGTTTTCTTCGAAGACCTCTTCAACGTGATGGCCATGTACCATTCCACCAGGAGTTTCAGTGCCGGCGCTGGTATCAATTACAAATCAGTAGCGGGGTTCCAGCTGGTATATAACTCCCAGACCTCCGGGCTGGCCAACTATACCAATGGTACTTTTGAGTTGAACCTTGTTGTTCATTTGTTTAAATAG
- a CDS encoding AAA family ATPase translates to MTVYDLIIKDKEQTKLDDVFLQEDNRNAIIQLIKENNYAEELQQYGLPVNNKLLLHGSSGCGKTTTAKAIANALGKNLFILNLSNVVCSRIGETSQNIKAVFDKAGREKAVLFLDEFDQIGKARGDDDKDVGEMRRLVNSLIQLIDYYPQQSLLICATNHAEIIDKALIRRFQLRISFEMPSAAELNVYYDKILAAFPERLQKIKRRYDISFAEAKDDAFTQIKAALIADLELKNQSAPV, encoded by the coding sequence ATGACTGTTTACGACCTTATCATTAAAGACAAAGAGCAAACCAAACTGGATGACGTTTTTCTGCAGGAAGATAACCGCAACGCGATCATACAGCTGATCAAGGAAAACAACTATGCTGAAGAACTACAGCAGTACGGACTTCCTGTCAACAACAAACTATTGCTCCACGGGAGTTCCGGATGCGGTAAAACAACCACCGCCAAAGCCATTGCCAATGCATTGGGCAAAAACCTGTTTATACTCAACCTCAGCAATGTGGTATGTTCACGTATTGGCGAAACATCTCAAAATATAAAGGCTGTTTTTGATAAAGCAGGGCGTGAAAAAGCGGTGCTGTTTCTCGATGAATTTGACCAGATAGGTAAAGCCCGGGGCGATGATGATAAAGATGTAGGAGAAATGAGACGACTGGTAAACTCACTGATTCAACTGATCGATTATTATCCTCAGCAATCGCTGCTTATTTGCGCCACCAATCACGCGGAAATAATAGACAAGGCACTGATAAGGCGTTTTCAGCTGAGAATATCATTTGAGATGCCCAGCGCTGCTGAACTGAATGTTTATTACGATAAAATCCTGGCCGCTTTCCCTGAGCGTTTGCAGAAAATCAAACGCCGCTACGATATTTCATTTGCAGAAGCTAAAGATGACGCCTTTACACAGATAAAAGCTGCACTGATAGCGGACCTGGAGCTAAAAAACCAAAGTGCACCGGTATGA
- a CDS encoding YggS family pyridoxal phosphate-dependent enzyme, producing the protein MSETIEDNLHIIRNRIQQACQKSHRSTSEVKLLLATKTIPAERIKIALQAGQTLIAENKIQELKEKYEALKNSPHENHFIGHLQTNKIKDLLKYEVTCLQSLDRLDLAEKLHQRLCFENKKLDVLIQVNTSGEESKFGVRPDEALDLVQKVARLETLQIQGLMTIGLLSAETEKVRRCFQLLKNIQQQIIAANIPRVTMKELSMGMSGDMETAIEEGATIIRVGTAVFGQRPTPDSYYWNESVTVQ; encoded by the coding sequence ATGAGTGAAACCATAGAAGACAATCTGCATATTATCCGGAATAGAATACAGCAAGCCTGCCAGAAGAGCCATCGCAGCACCAGCGAGGTAAAACTATTGCTGGCTACTAAAACCATTCCTGCCGAACGCATTAAGATCGCGTTACAGGCAGGACAGACGCTGATTGCGGAGAATAAAATACAAGAGCTGAAAGAAAAATACGAAGCGCTGAAAAACAGCCCTCACGAAAATCATTTCATCGGCCATCTGCAAACCAACAAGATCAAGGACCTCCTCAAATATGAAGTCACCTGCCTTCAATCCCTTGACCGCCTGGATTTAGCAGAGAAACTTCATCAGCGTTTATGCTTTGAAAACAAAAAACTGGATGTGCTGATTCAGGTAAATACTTCCGGAGAGGAAAGCAAATTTGGGGTACGCCCGGATGAAGCCCTGGACCTGGTACAAAAGGTGGCCCGGCTGGAAACCCTGCAAATACAAGGTTTAATGACTATCGGATTGCTGAGTGCGGAAACGGAAAAAGTGCGCCGGTGTTTTCAGTTACTTAAAAACATACAACAGCAGATTATTGCTGCCAACATCCCCCGTGTAACCATGAAAGAACTTTCGATGGGCATGAGCGGTGATATGGAAACAGCCATTGAAGAAGGCGCCACCATAATCCGTGTAGGTACGGCCGTTTTTGGTCAAAGGCCCACGCCCGACAGCTACTACTGGAACGAGTCCGTCACTGTACAATAA
- a CDS encoding glycoside hydrolase family 16 protein, translating to MKKMLKALLFAATTFTACKVSTPSGAGNHLYVQKEGREEKSWKLVWKDDFNGKALDTTKWTRIPPGKSDWNKHMSSHDDCYRLDNGLLYLRGIINPDTSVDKRPFITGGIWSKGKFAFQYGRIEIRAKLECARGAWPAMWMLAEQDKYGTYPRNGEIDIMEHLNHDSIIYQTTHSYYTLNLKQTGKPPHFGTARLNLLEFNTFGISWYPDRIVFQLNGQDTFTYPRVKDVDPSQWPYDQPFYILIDQQLGGNWVGKVNPTDLPVQMIVDWVKIYQ from the coding sequence ATGAAAAAAATGCTGAAGGCATTGCTATTTGCTGCCACTACCTTTACAGCCTGCAAAGTCAGTACCCCATCCGGAGCGGGGAACCACCTATACGTTCAAAAAGAAGGACGTGAGGAGAAATCATGGAAACTGGTATGGAAGGATGATTTTAATGGCAAGGCGCTGGATACCACCAAATGGACACGCATCCCACCGGGAAAATCAGACTGGAACAAACATATGAGCAGCCATGATGACTGCTACCGGCTGGACAACGGCCTGCTCTATCTCCGTGGTATCATCAACCCGGATACTTCCGTGGATAAACGGCCTTTTATTACAGGCGGGATCTGGAGTAAAGGTAAATTCGCTTTCCAGTATGGAAGAATTGAAATACGGGCAAAGCTGGAATGCGCCAGGGGAGCATGGCCTGCCATGTGGATGCTGGCAGAACAGGACAAATACGGCACCTATCCTCGGAATGGAGAAATCGATATCATGGAGCACCTCAACCATGACAGTATTATCTATCAGACTACTCACTCCTACTATACACTTAATCTGAAACAAACCGGGAAGCCACCTCATTTTGGCACGGCCAGACTGAACCTGCTTGAGTTCAATACGTTTGGCATCAGCTGGTATCCCGACAGGATTGTTTTTCAGCTCAATGGTCAGGATACTTTTACCTATCCGAGAGTAAAAGATGTGGACCCGTCTCAATGGCCATATGATCAGCCTTTTTACATTCTGATCGATCAGCAGCTGGGTGGCAACTGGGTAGGGAAAGTCAACCCTACAGACCTTCCTGTGCAGATGATTGTTGACTGGGTAAAAATATATCAATAA
- a CDS encoding type 1 glutamine amidotransferase gives MHIHFVIHEVFEAPGAYLEWVQKRNHTASFSRVYENQPLPEAIDPIDMLIVMGGPQSPDTTLTQCAHFDAYAEINLIKKCITAGKAVIGICLGAQLTGEALGSKYEHSPEKEIGVYPIQLTETGLQHPAFKHFGVSLPVGHWHNDMPGLTPASKIIATSEGCPRQIVEYTDLVYGFQCHMEFNAEVIEALIASEEALPALSTTHRFVQQPDEIRSYDFSEMNEKLFQFLDTLSTEYMRSRSHL, from the coding sequence ATGCATATACATTTTGTTATACACGAAGTATTTGAGGCTCCGGGCGCTTATCTGGAGTGGGTTCAAAAAAGAAACCACACGGCAAGCTTTTCGAGAGTATATGAAAACCAACCGCTTCCTGAAGCCATTGATCCCATTGATATGCTCATTGTGATGGGTGGTCCTCAGAGCCCTGATACTACCCTCACCCAATGCGCTCATTTCGATGCATACGCAGAAATCAATCTGATAAAAAAATGTATAACCGCAGGTAAAGCCGTGATTGGTATTTGCCTGGGTGCGCAGTTAACAGGCGAAGCCCTGGGTTCAAAATATGAACACAGCCCGGAAAAGGAAATTGGCGTATATCCGATACAGTTAACTGAAACCGGTTTGCAACATCCTGCATTCAAACATTTCGGCGTCTCCCTGCCGGTAGGGCACTGGCATAATGATATGCCCGGCCTCACTCCTGCCAGCAAAATAATCGCTACCAGTGAGGGCTGCCCCAGACAAATCGTGGAATACACTGATTTAGTCTATGGATTTCAGTGCCATATGGAATTTAATGCGGAAGTGATAGAAGCACTGATTGCCAGTGAAGAAGCACTACCCGCCCTTAGCACCACACACCGTTTTGTTCAGCAACCCGACGAAATCCGCAGTTATGATTTCAGTGAGATGAATGAAAAATTGTTTCAGTTTCTTGATACACTCTCGACTGAATATATGCGTTCACGTAGTCATTTGTAG